Proteins encoded together in one Rhizobium sp. 11515TR window:
- a CDS encoding transporter substrate-binding domain-containing protein, giving the protein MKNRKMLAAVFGMIAFLAPLTAGAKDWTHVKVGIEGAFPPWNLMDSSGKLAGFDVDLINDLCKRAKVDCELIAGEWNAMIPSLNAGKFDLVMTLGINEKRKQVVDFTVPYASGVASFLLVKDGSVSPLPMTGERLNLNDKAKADPVMAEIGKALKGKTVGVVQSTSQEQLINSYFGSDVTVRAYKNSGERDLDLKAGRIDAGFDSGVYETSVLAKPGNDDLMMSGPLVKGAMLATEVALGMRKGETDLKAKFDDAIKQAAKDGTIKQLSEKWSKIDLTPTFEAN; this is encoded by the coding sequence ATGAAAAACAGAAAAATGCTTGCCGCCGTATTCGGCATGATTGCTTTCCTTGCTCCGCTGACCGCCGGCGCCAAGGACTGGACACACGTGAAGGTCGGCATCGAAGGCGCATTCCCGCCGTGGAACCTGATGGATTCGAGCGGCAAGCTTGCCGGCTTCGACGTTGATCTCATCAACGATCTTTGCAAGCGCGCCAAGGTCGATTGCGAGCTGATCGCCGGCGAATGGAACGCGATGATCCCAAGCCTCAACGCCGGCAAATTTGATCTTGTGATGACGCTCGGCATCAACGAGAAGCGCAAACAGGTGGTCGATTTTACCGTGCCCTATGCGAGCGGTGTCGCAAGCTTCCTGCTCGTGAAAGATGGATCGGTTTCACCCTTGCCGATGACGGGTGAGCGGCTCAATCTCAACGACAAGGCGAAGGCGGATCCGGTGATGGCGGAGATCGGCAAGGCTTTGAAGGGCAAGACGGTCGGCGTCGTCCAGTCGACCAGCCAGGAGCAGCTGATCAATTCCTATTTCGGATCCGATGTGACGGTGCGTGCCTATAAGAACTCCGGAGAGCGCGATCTTGATCTGAAGGCGGGCCGCATCGATGCAGGCTTCGATAGCGGCGTCTATGAAACCTCCGTGCTCGCCAAACCCGGCAACGACGATCTGATGATGTCCGGCCCCCTGGTAAAGGGCGCGATGTTGGCAACGGAGGTCGCTCTCGGCATGCGCAAGGGCGAGACCGATCTAAAGGCGAAATTCGACGATGCCATCAAGCAGGCGGCCAAGGATGGCACAATCAAGCAGCTCTCGGAAAAATGGAGCAAGATCGACCTGACGCCGACCTTCGAGGCCAATTGA
- a CDS encoding ABC transporter permease — protein MNQPTLFELAGFGPDGWGHALLAGAWMTILVAIVGYAVGACIGTLGAWGKIAGNRFARATADAYTTVLRGIPDLLVIYLFYFGGSAVITTIGKMFGAEGFLGFPGFLAGSLAVGVTSGAQFTEVLRGGFKAVHPGEIEAAIACGMPRWLRLRRIIAPLTLRHALPGLGNVWQVVLKESALVSITGVAELLRQAQVGAGSTGLPFDFYLIAGVIYLMISTLSSLIIQQAERHLSRGVRKR, from the coding sequence ATGAACCAGCCAACCCTATTCGAGCTTGCTGGCTTCGGTCCGGATGGCTGGGGTCATGCTCTCCTGGCCGGCGCCTGGATGACCATTCTTGTCGCAATTGTCGGCTATGCAGTCGGCGCCTGCATCGGAACGCTCGGCGCGTGGGGCAAGATCGCCGGCAACCGTTTTGCCCGCGCCACGGCGGACGCCTATACGACGGTTCTTCGCGGCATCCCCGATCTGCTGGTCATCTATCTCTTTTACTTCGGCGGCAGTGCGGTCATCACGACCATCGGCAAGATGTTCGGAGCGGAGGGCTTCCTCGGTTTTCCAGGTTTCCTGGCTGGTTCCCTTGCTGTCGGCGTCACGTCCGGTGCGCAGTTCACCGAAGTGCTGCGCGGCGGGTTCAAGGCCGTGCATCCTGGTGAGATCGAGGCCGCCATCGCCTGCGGAATGCCGCGCTGGCTGCGCCTGCGCCGGATCATCGCGCCGCTGACCTTGCGGCATGCGCTGCCGGGGCTCGGTAATGTCTGGCAGGTCGTCCTCAAGGAGTCGGCGCTGGTCTCAATCACCGGCGTCGCCGAATTGCTGCGCCAGGCGCAGGTCGGCGCGGGGTCGACGGGACTGCCGTTCGATTTCTACCTGATCGCAGGAGTGATCTATCTGATGATCTCGACCCTATCCAGCCTGATCATCCAGCAGGCCGAGCGCCATCTGTCGCGCGGTGTGAGGAAACGCTGA
- a CDS encoding ABC transporter permease yields the protein MDWQFLEETFVSLVAAIPLTIELAVTSICLGAILALLLALARLSGVTVLDWFARLYVFVFRGTPLLVQIFLIYYGLGQFPVIRHSILWPFLRDPYWCAVLALTLNTAAYASEIIRGGLLSVPHGQVEAARACGMHRLMMFRRIILPLAIRQALPGYGNEMISMVKATSLASIITLMEVTGVAAKIISETYRAIEVFVVSGAIYLAINFVLTRLIQFAEYRLSPHLRPPVPVMRDTAAAAAPVGDPQ from the coding sequence ATGGATTGGCAATTCCTTGAAGAGACTTTCGTGAGCCTTGTCGCGGCGATCCCGTTGACGATCGAACTTGCGGTGACGTCGATCTGCCTCGGCGCTATCCTCGCATTGCTTCTGGCGCTCGCTCGCCTGTCGGGCGTCACCGTCCTCGACTGGTTTGCCCGGCTCTACGTTTTCGTCTTTCGCGGCACGCCGTTGCTCGTCCAGATCTTCCTGATCTACTACGGTCTCGGCCAGTTCCCCGTCATCCGTCACAGCATTTTATGGCCGTTTCTGCGCGATCCCTATTGGTGCGCCGTCCTGGCGCTGACACTGAATACCGCGGCCTACGCCAGCGAAATCATCCGCGGCGGTCTGCTCTCGGTGCCGCATGGGCAGGTGGAGGCTGCGCGAGCCTGCGGCATGCATCGTCTCATGATGTTCCGGCGCATCATCCTGCCGCTTGCCATCCGCCAGGCGCTGCCAGGCTATGGCAACGAGATGATCTCGATGGTGAAGGCGACATCGCTTGCCTCGATCATCACGCTGATGGAAGTCACGGGCGTTGCGGCGAAGATCATTTCGGAGACCTATCGCGCCATCGAGGTCTTCGTCGTCTCAGGCGCCATCTACCTGGCGATCAACTTCGTGCTGACGCGCCTCATCCAGTTTGCCGAATACCGGCTGAGCCCGCATCTGCGCCCGCCCGTGCCGGTGATGCGCGATACCGCCGCTGCGGCGGCCCCTGTAGGAGATCCACAATGA
- a CDS encoding ABC transporter ATP-binding protein, translating into MTVMPIALSVRDMHKSFGPVEVLKGISLDALEGDVVSILGSSGSGKSTFLRCINLLETPDSGEVTVAGETIRMQRTARGIHRPSDGRQVDRIRSQLGMVFQSFNLWSHKTVLENVIEAPVYVQGRSRAECVEEAEALLAKVGIADKRNFYPAHLSGGQQQRAAIARALAMHPKVMLFDEPTSALDPELVGEVLRVMRALAEEGRTMLVVTHEMGFARDVSSRVIFLHKGVVEEDGKPQDVFAGSRSERFRQFISQ; encoded by the coding sequence ATGACCGTCATGCCAATCGCACTCAGCGTGCGCGACATGCATAAGAGCTTTGGGCCGGTCGAAGTGCTCAAGGGTATCTCGCTCGATGCGCTGGAAGGCGACGTCGTCTCGATTCTCGGCTCGTCAGGCTCTGGAAAATCGACATTCCTGCGATGCATAAATTTGCTGGAGACGCCCGATTCCGGTGAAGTGACCGTGGCGGGCGAAACGATCCGCATGCAGCGCACAGCCCGTGGCATCCATCGCCCGTCTGATGGAAGGCAGGTTGATCGCATCCGTTCCCAGCTCGGCATGGTGTTTCAGAGCTTCAATCTCTGGTCCCACAAGACGGTGCTGGAGAACGTGATCGAAGCGCCCGTCTACGTCCAGGGCCGTTCGCGCGCCGAATGCGTCGAGGAAGCGGAAGCGCTGCTCGCCAAGGTCGGTATCGCCGACAAGCGCAATTTCTATCCGGCTCATCTTTCGGGGGGACAGCAACAGCGCGCGGCCATCGCGCGTGCGCTCGCCATGCATCCGAAGGTCATGCTGTTCGATGAACCGACATCGGCGCTCGACCCCGAGCTTGTGGGCGAGGTCCTGAGGGTCATGCGCGCGCTCGCCGAGGAGGGACGCACCATGCTCGTCGTTACGCATGAGATGGGCTTTGCGCGCGATGTCTCGAGCCGCGTCATCTTCCTGCACAAGGGCGTCGTCGAGGAAGACGGCAAGCCGCAGGATGTCTTTGCCGGTTCACGGTCCGAACGCTTTCGCCAGTTCATCAGCCAATAA
- a CDS encoding transporter substrate-binding domain-containing protein, producing MKYLTGLLTAIMMVATLATASVVHAEDKKWTHITIATEGAFRPWNFTKADGSLDGYEIELIKYLCDHMKVECTTVIQPFDGMIPALNAGKFDAIISGMSATAKREEVIAFSDSYGTTGQTFATLKDSPLVDLPMKGQVFSLATDEAGAAKALKELEPMLKGKTIGVQTASIAATFLDKYLKGVADIREYKTTEQHDLDLKAGRVDLIMASMAYLSTAAAKPGNEDMTVTGPRFQGGLLGRGSSVGLRKDDTQLKTMFNDAIAAAKADGTIAKLSQKWFGFDVTPK from the coding sequence ATGAAATACCTGACCGGACTTCTGACTGCGATCATGATGGTCGCCACCCTCGCGACGGCGAGCGTCGTGCACGCGGAGGACAAAAAGTGGACGCATATCACCATCGCGACCGAAGGCGCCTTTCGCCCATGGAATTTCACCAAGGCGGACGGCAGCCTCGACGGATATGAGATCGAACTGATCAAATATCTTTGCGATCACATGAAAGTCGAATGCACGACCGTCATCCAGCCCTTCGACGGCATGATCCCGGCGCTCAATGCGGGTAAATTCGACGCGATCATTTCCGGCATGTCGGCAACCGCAAAGCGGGAGGAGGTCATTGCTTTCAGCGATTCCTACGGTACCACCGGCCAGACTTTCGCAACCCTGAAGGATTCCCCCCTTGTCGATCTTCCCATGAAGGGCCAGGTGTTTTCGCTCGCGACGGATGAAGCCGGCGCGGCCAAGGCGCTGAAGGAACTCGAACCGATGCTCAAGGGCAAGACGATCGGCGTGCAGACGGCATCGATCGCGGCAACCTTCCTCGACAAATATCTGAAGGGCGTTGCCGATATTCGCGAATACAAGACGACCGAGCAACATGACCTCGACCTGAAGGCGGGCCGCGTCGATCTCATCATGGCGTCAATGGCCTATCTGTCGACGGCGGCGGCAAAGCCCGGCAATGAAGATATGACCGTAACCGGACCTCGCTTCCAAGGCGGCCTTCTCGGCCGCGGCAGTTCCGTCGGCCTGCGCAAGGACGACACTCAGCTGAAGACGATGTTCAACGACGCGATCGCAGCGGCAAAAGCCGACGGCACGATCGCAAAGCTGTCTCAGAAATGGTTCGGCTTCGACGTGACCCCGAAGTAA
- a CDS encoding NADP-dependent oxidoreductase, whose translation MPKMMAIRMHEFGDADVLRLDQIERPSPGENEGLVRVAAASVNPVDWKIRKGGYPAVKQGDLPIVPGRDLAGTVEALGRNATGFASGDRVIAFLDMKHGGYEEYVAVPAALLTKMPSSISFEEAAAIPLAAMTAWQGLFDHGRLRSGERVLIHGGGGGVGHFAIQFAKAKGAWVATTVSGLDIDLARRLGADQVIDYQSERFEDALDPVDMVFDLVGGETQKRSFGVIKNGGILVSTLGEPERPDTVSGNIRVAGYMAKPNADQLHEIADLIEQGQVKVLLHKVFPLDKAADAQRTLENEHVQGKIVLSVD comes from the coding sequence ATGCCCAAGATGATGGCCATTAGAATGCATGAATTCGGCGATGCCGACGTATTGCGGCTTGATCAGATCGAACGTCCCTCCCCCGGTGAAAACGAGGGTTTGGTCAGGGTCGCGGCAGCAAGTGTCAATCCTGTCGATTGGAAGATCCGCAAAGGCGGCTATCCTGCGGTCAAGCAAGGTGACCTGCCGATTGTTCCTGGACGCGATCTCGCGGGCACTGTCGAGGCTCTTGGTCGCAACGCTACGGGCTTTGCCAGCGGCGATCGCGTAATCGCGTTCCTCGACATGAAGCATGGTGGCTATGAGGAATACGTCGCCGTTCCGGCGGCGTTGCTCACGAAAATGCCATCGTCGATCAGTTTCGAGGAAGCGGCCGCCATTCCGCTCGCCGCCATGACCGCATGGCAGGGATTGTTTGATCATGGCCGCCTTCGAAGCGGTGAGCGGGTTTTGATCCATGGAGGGGGTGGAGGTGTTGGCCATTTCGCGATCCAGTTCGCGAAGGCGAAGGGAGCCTGGGTCGCCACGACTGTCTCGGGGCTGGACATCGATCTTGCCCGGCGCCTTGGGGCGGATCAAGTCATCGACTACCAGTCCGAACGTTTCGAGGATGCGCTTGATCCCGTCGATATGGTTTTCGATCTTGTCGGCGGTGAAACACAAAAACGTTCGTTCGGAGTTATCAAGAACGGAGGAATTCTGGTGTCGACACTCGGCGAGCCGGAACGACCAGACACCGTATCCGGAAATATTCGGGTTGCCGGCTATATGGCCAAGCCGAATGCGGACCAGCTTCATGAAATCGCCGATCTGATAGAGCAAGGGCAAGTCAAAGTCCTCCTCCACAAGGTCTTTCCGCTTGATAAGGCCGCCGACGCGCAACGAACCCTGGAAAACGAGCACGTCCAAGGAAAAATCGTTCTGAGCGTGGACTGA